Proteins encoded in a region of the Paenibacillus sp. W2I17 genome:
- a CDS encoding GH1 family beta-glucosidase gives MTIFKFPQDFRWGTATASYQIEGAAQEGGRGVSIWDTFARTPGKVYNGDNGDVACDSYHRYEEDIELMKKLGINTYRFSIAWPRIIPDGDGEINREGLDFYHRFVDALIEAGIEPFLTLYHWDLPQTLEDDGGWGNRRTVDAFVKYAEVIFKEFSGKINFWLTFNEPWCIAFLSNLLGIHAPGNKDLQTSINVAHGLLVAHGKAVQSFRRLGTTGQIGIAPNVCWAEPYSKSPEDQAACDRSIALNTDWFLDPIYKGSYPQFMVDWFAEAGATVPIQEGDMEIISQPIDLLGINYYTMGINRFNPEAGALQSEEVDMGLTKTDIGWPVESRGLYEFMHYLQKYGNVDVYITENGACINDDLENGKINDDRRIAYYEQHLAQIHRIINDGINLKGYMAWSLMDNFEWAEGYRMRFGLVHVDYRSLVRTPKESYYWYQNVIKNNWLETRNEHNPQ, from the coding sequence ATGACCATTTTTAAATTTCCGCAAGATTTTCGCTGGGGAACAGCAACAGCTTCCTATCAAATAGAAGGAGCGGCACAGGAAGGTGGACGCGGGGTATCTATCTGGGATACGTTTGCGCGCACACCTGGCAAAGTATATAACGGAGATAATGGAGATGTCGCGTGTGATAGTTACCATCGGTATGAGGAAGACATCGAACTGATGAAGAAACTCGGGATTAATACATACCGGTTCTCCATTGCCTGGCCGCGTATTATTCCTGACGGAGATGGTGAGATCAATCGGGAAGGTCTGGACTTCTACCACCGCTTCGTGGATGCATTGATCGAGGCTGGAATTGAACCGTTCCTCACACTGTATCATTGGGATCTTCCGCAAACGCTGGAGGATGACGGAGGCTGGGGCAACCGCAGAACTGTGGATGCTTTTGTGAAATATGCCGAAGTGATTTTCAAAGAATTCTCGGGCAAAATCAACTTCTGGCTGACCTTCAACGAACCATGGTGCATCGCGTTCCTGTCAAACCTTCTCGGGATTCATGCGCCAGGAAACAAAGACCTGCAGACGTCAATCAATGTTGCTCATGGATTGCTGGTCGCTCACGGTAAAGCCGTTCAATCCTTCCGTCGTTTGGGTACAACCGGACAGATCGGTATTGCTCCGAACGTATGCTGGGCTGAGCCATACAGCAAATCTCCTGAGGACCAAGCTGCCTGTGACCGATCGATTGCGCTCAATACCGATTGGTTCCTTGATCCAATCTACAAAGGTTCATATCCGCAGTTTATGGTGGATTGGTTTGCAGAAGCGGGGGCTACCGTGCCAATTCAGGAAGGCGATATGGAGATCATCTCACAACCGATCGATCTACTCGGCATTAACTATTACACGATGGGGATCAATCGCTTTAATCCGGAGGCAGGTGCTCTGCAATCGGAAGAAGTTGATATGGGCCTCACCAAAACCGATATTGGCTGGCCTGTGGAATCACGTGGTTTGTATGAATTTATGCATTACTTGCAAAAGTACGGCAATGTGGATGTATATATCACAGAGAATGGTGCCTGCATCAATGATGATCTGGAGAATGGCAAAATTAATGATGACCGCCGGATTGCCTATTATGAACAGCATTTGGCTCAAATTCACCGCATCATTAATGACGGCATTAACCTGAAAGGGTACATGGCATGGTCACTGATGGATAATTTCGAGTGGGCAGAAGGCTACCGGATGCGTTTTGGTCTTGTTCATGTGGACTATCGTTCACTCGTGAGAACACCGAAGGAGAGTTATTACTGGTATCAGAACGTCATCAAGAATAATTGGTTGGAGACACGGAACGAACATAATCCCCAATAG
- the cyoA gene encoding ubiquinol oxidase subunit II, with protein MNKKPRSLIRIIIPVVLTLVTIALIVWPMLAGGQYVVLDPKGPIGASQRDLIVISTILCAVIIVPVLILSAVIVWRYRDKPDNKAAYEPNWSHSTKAEAIWWTVPIIIIGLLAIVTVRYTYDLEPSKPLAHEKAPITIQVSSLDWKWLFMYPEQGIATVNTLNIPADRPVKFELTADSPMNSFWIPQLGGQIYTMSGMAMTLYLQADHEGKYWGSGANFTGEHFGEMRFDVNATSDEDFDNWVAEVKQSSQALTTEGYKALAEPGTSNVAYYSAFPEGLFQNIVTKYVVDGQSAHSKHGSSSEASGAIQSPTDVSNQDEDKSAN; from the coding sequence ATGAACAAGAAACCTAGGTCGCTAATCCGGATTATCATTCCGGTTGTCCTGACGTTGGTTACAATTGCATTGATTGTCTGGCCAATGCTGGCAGGCGGACAGTACGTTGTTCTGGATCCGAAGGGGCCAATTGGCGCTTCGCAGAGAGATTTGATTGTCATCTCGACAATTTTGTGTGCTGTCATTATTGTGCCAGTACTCATTTTGTCTGCCGTAATCGTATGGCGTTACCGCGACAAGCCGGATAACAAAGCTGCTTATGAACCTAACTGGTCTCATAGTACGAAGGCGGAGGCAATCTGGTGGACGGTTCCAATCATCATTATTGGACTGCTTGCCATTGTTACTGTTCGTTACACGTATGATTTGGAGCCTTCGAAGCCGTTGGCTCACGAGAAAGCACCAATTACCATCCAAGTGTCTTCACTGGACTGGAAATGGTTGTTTATGTATCCTGAGCAAGGGATTGCAACGGTCAACACGCTGAATATTCCGGCAGACCGGCCCGTGAAATTTGAACTCACTGCGGATTCACCGATGAACTCATTCTGGATTCCGCAACTTGGAGGACAGATTTATACGATGTCGGGTATGGCGATGACCTTGTATCTGCAGGCAGATCATGAAGGCAAGTACTGGGGTTCAGGCGCTAACTTCACAGGTGAGCATTTTGGAGAAATGCGTTTTGATGTGAATGCTACATCGGACGAAGATTTTGACAATTGGGTAGCTGAAGTGAAACAGAGTTCTCAGGCGTTGACTACAGAAGGTTACAAAGCACTGGCTGAACCAGGAACAAGCAATGTTGCTTATTATTCTGCCTTCCCAGAAGGATTGTTCCAAAATATTGTGACCAAGTATGTCGTGGATGGTCAAAGTGCTCACAGTAAGCATGGAAGTTCAAGTGAAGCTTCTGGAGCCATTCAAAGTCCAACCGATGTGTCCAATCAAGATGAGGACAAGAGTGCTAACTAA
- a CDS encoding cbb3-type cytochrome c oxidase subunit I: protein MLERLKEFASEFFVTGDPLIYGADVAIGITMITIVTVLTYFKKWGWLWRNWLTTVDHKKIGIMYIIASIIMLFRGGVDALMMRLQLAMPNMDFLHPEHYNQVFTTHGTIMILFMAMPFMFGLFNVIVPLQIGARDVAFPFLNALSFWLFFLGAMLFNLSFVIGGSPDAGWLSYPPLSELSHSPGVGQNFYIWGIQISGIGSLATGINFLVTIIKMRAPGMRWMKMPMFTWSVFSTCIIILFAFPILTVTLALLFLDRFAGAHFFTLDLGGNPMMYINLIWMWGHPEVYIVVLPAFGVFSEIVSTFSRKKLFGYKSMVFAMLIISFLSFFTWAHHFFTMGSGADVNAFFAVTTMLIAIPTGVKIFNWLFTMYRGRIRMATPMMWTLAFIPCFIVGGMTGVLLSVAPADFQFHNSYFLIAHFHQVLIGGVVFGYFAGLYYWWPKMFGFQLEEKLGKWAFWTWNIGFYVCFMPQYAVGLMGMTRRLSTYGWDTGWWELNFVSTIGAFLMGVGFLFQVAQIADGIRKYKTLKASGDPWDGRTLEWSIPSPAPEYNFAVTPRGDDIDEWWEEKERRAKGIYPPEQPLEPIHMPKNSSIPFIMSVFWFVAGFGFVFGWLWMAILGLAGVGICMIARSFSYDTDYYIPVDEIKRTEASLRGSV from the coding sequence ATGTTAGAGAGACTTAAAGAGTTTGCATCGGAGTTTTTCGTAACTGGCGACCCGCTGATCTATGGAGCAGACGTGGCCATCGGTATTACGATGATTACTATCGTAACGGTGCTGACTTATTTCAAAAAATGGGGCTGGCTCTGGCGTAACTGGTTAACTACCGTCGATCATAAAAAGATCGGTATTATGTATATCATTGCTTCCATTATCATGTTGTTCCGTGGTGGTGTGGATGCATTGATGATGCGTCTGCAGCTGGCTATGCCTAACATGGATTTCTTACATCCTGAACATTATAATCAGGTCTTTACAACTCACGGCACGATCATGATCTTGTTCATGGCGATGCCATTTATGTTTGGTTTATTTAACGTTATCGTGCCATTACAGATCGGAGCAAGGGACGTTGCCTTCCCGTTTCTGAACGCATTGAGCTTCTGGTTATTCTTCCTGGGAGCAATGCTGTTTAACCTGTCCTTCGTTATCGGTGGTTCACCGGATGCGGGATGGCTGAGTTATCCACCTCTATCGGAGCTGTCACACAGTCCGGGGGTCGGACAGAACTTCTATATATGGGGTATACAGATATCGGGTATCGGTTCCCTGGCTACCGGTATCAACTTCCTGGTTACCATCATTAAAATGCGTGCGCCAGGCATGAGATGGATGAAAATGCCGATGTTCACATGGTCGGTATTCTCCACTTGTATCATTATCTTGTTTGCTTTCCCGATCTTGACCGTGACACTTGCATTGTTATTCCTCGACAGGTTTGCCGGGGCGCATTTCTTCACACTTGATCTGGGCGGTAACCCAATGATGTATATCAACTTGATCTGGATGTGGGGTCACCCTGAGGTATACATTGTCGTCTTGCCGGCATTCGGTGTGTTCTCCGAGATTGTAAGTACCTTCTCTCGGAAAAAACTGTTTGGTTACAAGTCAATGGTATTTGCAATGTTAATTATCAGCTTCCTGTCCTTCTTCACATGGGCGCATCACTTCTTCACGATGGGTTCAGGAGCGGACGTGAATGCATTCTTCGCCGTAACTACGATGTTGATTGCTATTCCAACAGGGGTTAAGATATTTAACTGGCTGTTTACCATGTATCGAGGAAGGATTCGCATGGCGACTCCGATGATGTGGACACTTGCCTTTATCCCGTGCTTTATTGTCGGGGGTATGACAGGCGTTCTGTTATCCGTTGCTCCTGCTGACTTCCAGTTCCACAACAGTTACTTCCTGATTGCCCACTTCCACCAAGTATTGATCGGTGGCGTTGTCTTCGGATACTTCGCTGGTCTGTATTACTGGTGGCCTAAAATGTTCGGTTTCCAACTCGAAGAGAAACTGGGCAAATGGGCATTCTGGACTTGGAATATTGGTTTCTATGTCTGCTTCATGCCGCAGTACGCTGTCGGTCTGATGGGTATGACACGTCGTCTGAGCACATACGGCTGGGATACTGGCTGGTGGGAACTGAACTTCGTATCCACAATCGGGGCGTTCCTGATGGGTGTCGGATTCTTGTTCCAAGTTGCACAAATTGCAGACGGTATTCGCAAATACAAAACACTTAAAGCTTCCGGCGATCCATGGGATGGTCGTACGCTCGAGTGGTCGATTCCTTCACCAGCTCCTGAATATAACTTCGCTGTTACACCGCGCGGAGATGATATCGATGAGTGGTGGGAAGAGAAAGAACGTCGTGCCAAAGGCATCTATCCGCCTGAGCAACCGCTTGAGCCGATTCACATGCCGAAGAATTCCTCGATTCCGTTCATCATGTCTGTCTTCTGGTTCGTTGCTGGTTTCGGCTTCGTATTCGGTTGGCTGTGGATGGCGATTCTCGGACTTGCTGGCGTAGGCATCTGTATGATCGCCCGTTCATTCTCTTACGATACGGATTATTACATTCCGGTCGACGAAATTAAGCGTACCGAAGCGTCGTTAAGGGGGTCGGTATAG
- the cyoC gene encoding cytochrome o ubiquinol oxidase subunit III, producing the protein MAQAAAKHGENHAHGHDHGHHDPQEMKILGFWFFLISDVILFSVLFATFIVLRDNSAGGPILSELIKMPGVIAETFILLTSSFTSGLAVLAMNQGKVKQLINWLIVTAVLGASFIALEVYEFVEMVHEGFSYTTSAASGAFFTLVGTHGLHVSLGLIWMIGLMFQLKKRGITDVTRGKINVISLYWHFLDVVWIFLLSIVYLMGVM; encoded by the coding sequence ATGGCTCAAGCAGCCGCTAAGCACGGTGAGAATCATGCGCATGGTCATGACCATGGCCACCATGATCCACAGGAAATGAAAATTCTCGGATTCTGGTTCTTCCTGATTTCCGACGTTATCTTGTTCTCCGTATTGTTCGCAACCTTCATTGTGTTGCGTGACAATTCGGCGGGCGGACCGATTTTGTCCGAACTGATCAAAATGCCTGGCGTTATCGCCGAGACATTTATCTTGCTCACGAGTTCATTTACGAGCGGACTTGCCGTTCTGGCAATGAACCAGGGTAAAGTGAAACAATTGATTAATTGGCTGATTGTTACAGCTGTTCTGGGTGCAAGCTTTATCGCCCTGGAGGTTTACGAGTTTGTTGAGATGGTTCACGAAGGTTTTAGTTACACGACGAGTGCGGCTTCTGGTGCATTCTTCACCCTCGTGGGTACTCACGGACTTCACGTATCGCTTGGTCTGATCTGGATGATCGGGCTCATGTTCCAACTGAAAAAACGTGGGATTACCGACGTTACTCGCGGTAAGATCAACGTCATCAGCTTGTACTGGCACTTCTTGGACGTCGTATGGATCTTCCTCCTGTCGATCGTCTATCTCATGGGGGTGATGTAG
- the cyoD gene encoding cytochrome o ubiquinol oxidase subunit IV, which translates to MAEHNSHDSHGHEQHGSLKSYVIGFILSVVLTIIPLVVVLNDMMGKTGTLIVILGTAALQFVVQLFFFMHIRETEKPRWNVMALIFGLLIMMTIVIGSIWIMLNNAVAH; encoded by the coding sequence ATGGCAGAGCACAACTCACATGATTCCCACGGCCATGAACAACATGGCTCACTGAAGTCTTATGTCATCGGCTTCATTCTGTCCGTCGTACTGACAATCATTCCACTTGTGGTGGTTTTGAACGACATGATGGGCAAAACAGGAACACTCATCGTGATTCTTGGTACAGCAGCACTTCAGTTTGTGGTTCAACTCTTCTTCTTCATGCATATCCGTGAAACAGAGAAACCACGCTGGAATGTCATGGCCCTTATTTTCGGATTACTGATTATGATGACCATCGTAATTGGTTCGATCTGGATTATGCTTAACAATGCTGTTGCACATTAA
- a CDS encoding zinc-dependent alcohol dehydrogenase family protein, whose translation MKARVIRYYRFGEPSEVLCMEEKDVILPGPGELAVRMYARPINPSDIIPVRGAYPHRTRLPAVPGFEGVGVVEAVGPGVSNQMLGRRVLPLKGENTWQDVVKTLDRHTIIVPNDIDDHSASQLYINPVTAWLICTEVLKLTYDDTLIVNAGGSAIGRIFAQISKIYGFKLIALTRDDRHTAELYRLGAVSVINTTKELLQARIAELTDGYGADAAVDCIGGTDGEQLVSYLKPNGTVISVGLLSGITPLWHEATQGTQVHVKLFWLKHWVERCSQERWEQVFHEVMELVRAGRLVMANIGATYDLTNVQQAIAAAESGIEGKVLLLQ comes from the coding sequence ATGAAAGCTAGGGTAATCCGTTATTATCGTTTTGGCGAACCAAGCGAAGTGTTATGTATGGAAGAAAAAGATGTGATACTCCCTGGCCCCGGTGAATTAGCAGTGAGGATGTATGCTCGGCCTATTAATCCCTCCGATATTATTCCTGTTCGAGGAGCTTACCCGCATCGTACTCGATTACCAGCTGTTCCCGGGTTTGAGGGTGTGGGGGTGGTAGAAGCAGTAGGACCGGGAGTATCCAATCAAATGTTGGGGCGCCGTGTCTTGCCGCTAAAAGGCGAGAATACTTGGCAGGACGTCGTGAAGACTTTGGATCGACATACGATTATTGTGCCGAATGATATCGATGATCACTCAGCCAGTCAGCTCTATATTAATCCGGTTACGGCTTGGTTGATCTGTACAGAGGTACTTAAGCTTACGTATGATGATACCCTGATTGTGAATGCAGGGGGATCTGCGATCGGGCGAATCTTTGCACAGATCTCAAAAATCTATGGATTTAAATTGATTGCGCTTACGAGAGATGATCGTCATACTGCTGAACTGTATCGTCTTGGAGCAGTTTCTGTTATCAATACGACGAAAGAGTTGCTACAGGCTAGAATTGCGGAATTAACAGATGGATACGGTGCTGATGCAGCAGTGGATTGTATTGGAGGGACAGACGGGGAACAATTGGTGAGCTACCTTAAGCCAAATGGTACGGTCATCAGTGTAGGACTACTTTCGGGGATCACACCGTTATGGCATGAAGCAACCCAGGGAACACAAGTTCATGTGAAACTTTTCTGGTTAAAGCATTGGGTGGAACGCTGTTCGCAAGAACGCTGGGAACAGGTATTTCATGAGGTGATGGAGCTGGTCAGAGCAGGGAGGCTTGTCATGGCAAACATTGGGGCGACGTATGACCTAACGAATGTACAACAGGCTATTGCAGCGGCTGAATCGGGTATCGAGGGGAAGGTTCTCTTATTACAGTAG
- a CDS encoding biotin transporter BioY gives MKIKDMMFTAIMAAVIAVLGLLPPIPLPFIPVPITVQTLGVMLAGSILGARLGGVSLLLFVVLIGLGAPLLSGGRGGLGVLVGPTGGYVLSYPIAAFVIGLLVQRTSVAGIKFWNFLLSNIVGGILVVYAVGVPFLSFITDVPITQAIIGNLVFIPGDLLKAVLASLIAVRILKVSPTMIQDTKRQTPGV, from the coding sequence GTGAAGATTAAAGATATGATGTTTACTGCGATTATGGCAGCCGTTATTGCAGTACTTGGACTGTTACCTCCGATTCCACTACCATTTATACCTGTGCCAATTACAGTTCAAACGCTGGGCGTGATGCTGGCAGGCAGTATCCTTGGTGCCCGATTGGGAGGGGTAAGTCTCTTGCTCTTTGTTGTTCTGATCGGTTTAGGAGCTCCATTGTTGTCCGGTGGCAGAGGGGGCTTGGGTGTTCTGGTTGGACCTACAGGCGGGTATGTTCTTAGTTATCCGATTGCTGCTTTTGTGATTGGGTTGCTAGTTCAACGTACATCCGTTGCAGGCATTAAATTTTGGAACTTTCTACTGAGCAACATCGTGGGCGGAATCCTTGTTGTGTATGCAGTGGGTGTTCCATTCCTGTCCTTTATAACGGATGTACCAATTACACAGGCTATCATAGGCAACCTTGTTTTCATTCCAGGCGACCTGCTCAAAGCAGTGCTTGCTTCACTTATTGCTGTTAGAATTCTCAAGGTAAGTCCTACAATGATCCAGGATACGAAGAGGCAGACTCCGGGGGTCTAA
- a CDS encoding energy-coupling factor transporter ATPase, with the protein MIHFSNVTFGYANRATILNDINLHIRSGEYVAFAGRNGAGKSTIARLMNGLILPTTGQVTFNDYVTSNEDDLSIIRQRIGMIFQNPENQIVASTVFEDIAFGLQNVCVPTEDIERHVTEALRQVGMLDYYNSDVYSLSGGQKQRIAIAGVLAMGPEVIVFDESTSMLDPEGKDQIALLMGELHKQGITIVTITHDLEEIAASSRVIVLDQGDICYDGSPEALFQGEYWRFPGITAPFVVEARETLNRKGLHSSSALTLEDLVDDLCKLH; encoded by the coding sequence GTGATTCATTTTTCCAATGTAACGTTTGGTTATGCAAATCGAGCAACAATATTAAACGATATTAACCTTCATATTCGTTCTGGTGAATACGTAGCGTTTGCTGGAAGGAATGGAGCAGGGAAATCCACCATAGCTAGGTTAATGAACGGGTTAATCCTTCCAACCACAGGCCAAGTAACTTTTAATGATTATGTGACATCCAATGAAGATGATTTAAGTATCATTCGTCAGAGAATTGGAATGATCTTTCAAAATCCAGAGAATCAAATTGTGGCATCTACAGTGTTTGAAGATATTGCCTTCGGCCTGCAAAACGTTTGTGTTCCTACTGAAGATATTGAGCGTCATGTAACAGAGGCATTGAGGCAAGTGGGAATGCTGGATTATTATAATTCCGATGTATATTCGTTATCAGGAGGGCAAAAACAGCGTATCGCTATTGCGGGAGTTCTCGCTATGGGACCAGAAGTTATTGTTTTTGATGAATCTACCTCCATGCTCGACCCGGAAGGCAAAGATCAGATTGCATTGCTGATGGGAGAGTTGCATAAACAAGGAATTACGATTGTAACGATTACGCATGACTTAGAGGAGATTGCAGCATCTTCGAGGGTTATTGTACTAGATCAGGGTGACATTTGTTATGATGGATCGCCCGAGGCCTTGTTTCAGGGCGAATACTGGCGTTTTCCCGGGATAACGGCTCCTTTTGTCGTCGAGGCAAGAGAGACATTGAACCGGAAGGGGCTACACTCTTCTTCAGCACTCACTCTGGAAGATTTGGTGGATGATCTATGCAAATTACACTAA
- a CDS encoding energy-coupling factor transporter ATPase, protein MQITLKEVDFSYHVGTPLENNVLSNITLTMGDNRIFAVVGKTGSGKSTFVQLLNGLLQPTNGTVDIGDFRMTTDRKKTHVLYDKVGIVFQFPEHQLFEDTVLKDISFGPKNLGWSAEKVRSTCLDALHMVGLDESFCNRSPFELSGGEKRRVAIASVLAMNPEVLILDEPTVGLDSEGKEQLMELFCSWQQEQGSTIIMVTHDMETVAEYAEEVIIFERGQVQQHTTPLQLFTEYQDELKDMGLKLPKALQLVEAINVKLNVELQLESVKKEWILSYIADFFQRKEL, encoded by the coding sequence ATGCAAATTACACTAAAAGAAGTGGACTTCTCGTATCATGTTGGAACACCACTGGAGAACAACGTATTGAGCAACATTACACTCACCATGGGCGATAACCGTATTTTTGCTGTTGTGGGGAAAACGGGATCAGGCAAGTCAACTTTTGTACAGCTGCTCAATGGACTTCTGCAACCTACAAATGGAACAGTTGATATAGGGGATTTTCGAATGACAACCGATCGAAAGAAAACGCACGTTCTCTACGATAAAGTAGGTATTGTATTCCAATTTCCGGAGCATCAATTATTCGAGGATACGGTATTAAAAGACATTTCCTTTGGTCCCAAGAACTTGGGCTGGTCGGCCGAAAAAGTTCGTAGTACATGCTTGGATGCATTACACATGGTAGGTCTGGATGAATCTTTCTGCAATAGATCACCGTTTGAATTGAGTGGCGGAGAGAAGCGGAGAGTGGCAATTGCAAGTGTGTTAGCGATGAACCCGGAGGTACTTATTCTCGACGAGCCAACGGTAGGGTTGGATTCGGAAGGAAAAGAGCAGCTGATGGAACTCTTTTGTTCCTGGCAGCAGGAACAGGGGAGTACGATCATTATGGTGACGCACGATATGGAGACTGTTGCTGAGTACGCCGAAGAAGTGATTATATTTGAACGTGGTCAAGTGCAACAACATACGACTCCGCTCCAATTGTTCACCGAATATCAAGATGAGTTGAAAGATATGGGATTAAAGCTGCCTAAAGCGCTCCAGCTCGTGGAGGCCATAAATGTAAAATTGAACGTTGAATTGCAGCTGGAGTCGGTAAAGAAAGAATGGATTTTGTCATATATTGCTGATTTTTTTCAGAGGAAGGAATTGTAG
- a CDS encoding energy-coupling factor transporter transmembrane protein EcfT yields MSLSQSFIIGQYVHRNSIIHRLDPRAKLVIAFLFMLSVMLLNSWPSYALSAVFVACVVTISQIPPSYIIRGLKPVWLIVIVTSVFHIFLTQGGQLWLEAGVFSIYEEGVIKAGNIAIRIILLLVIASLLTLTTKLGDLAQAIEDLLKPAKRLGVPTQEFALMISWTIRFIPILLNETDNVMKAQRARGIRFNSGNIVRRLQSFIPIVVPILLLAFQKAESASLAVEARGYSPGMNRTQLRTLAFKKLDYKVVIISIFCFALLLALRK; encoded by the coding sequence ATGTCCTTATCTCAATCCTTTATCATTGGTCAGTATGTCCACAGAAACTCCATCATTCACCGACTTGATCCAAGAGCGAAGCTCGTCATCGCGTTCCTGTTCATGTTGTCTGTCATGCTGTTGAACTCATGGCCTTCATACGCATTGTCTGCGGTGTTTGTGGCGTGTGTAGTCACTATATCGCAAATACCACCCTCCTATATTATTAGAGGACTGAAACCTGTTTGGCTAATAGTCATTGTCACATCTGTGTTTCACATTTTTCTGACACAAGGGGGACAGTTATGGCTTGAAGCGGGAGTATTCTCGATCTACGAGGAAGGTGTCATTAAAGCAGGTAATATAGCCATTCGCATCATTCTTCTTCTCGTCATCGCTTCATTGTTGACGCTTACGACAAAGCTGGGTGATCTCGCACAGGCTATTGAAGATCTGCTGAAGCCTGCCAAGCGGCTGGGTGTTCCTACACAGGAATTTGCATTGATGATCTCGTGGACGATCCGCTTTATTCCAATCCTGTTGAATGAAACCGACAACGTGATGAAGGCACAGCGGGCAAGAGGTATTCGTTTTAATTCCGGTAATATCGTTCGTCGTCTGCAAAGTTTTATCCCAATTGTAGTTCCTATCCTTCTGCTAGCGTTCCAGAAAGCCGAAAGTGCTTCACTGGCCGTTGAGGCACGCGGATATAGCCCAGGCATGAATCGAACGCAACTGAGAACGTTAGCTTTCAAAAAGCTCGACTATAAAGTGGTGATCATATCCATTTTTTGTTTCGCACTTTTGTTGGCATTACGAAAGTGA